One genomic region from Chthonomonas calidirosea T49 encodes:
- a CDS encoding ABC transporter substrate-binding protein: MKGFAWAARVFWSVCLCCCLCAQCMATDYEDSPEPIPILLIRSSNNAFYDPTQKGFLQSLKRQEQMLNISAKVNIISLSGSQDTDQKMIEQALNQHPQLIVTLGTDATIETSAVHPDVPVLFTLVLNPVALGVVKSLDAPGTNFSGTTLLVSPGKQLEALLQVDPQVSRVGAIYTQGDPVSQAFLEAAQSDAQQLHITLVTIAVKSGDPPSTALQSLDGKVDALWTIADPASSGPQALQATLAYAHAHNLPVLGLSGATVHEGALLALFPDLEDEGALTAEMAGYLLSGSQKIEQLRVRGPRKVLLCINLDVARALKIKVPNDVLHLADEVVDSER; this comes from the coding sequence TTGAAAGGATTCGCATGGGCGGCGAGAGTTTTCTGGTCGGTCTGCCTCTGCTGTTGTCTCTGTGCGCAATGCATGGCTACGGACTACGAAGACAGTCCCGAACCCATCCCTATTTTACTGATTCGAAGTAGCAATAACGCCTTCTACGACCCAACTCAAAAAGGGTTTTTGCAAAGTTTGAAACGGCAGGAACAGATGTTGAATATAAGTGCGAAGGTCAACATCATCTCCCTGTCCGGCTCGCAGGATACCGACCAAAAGATGATCGAACAGGCGCTAAACCAGCATCCACAACTTATCGTTACATTAGGCACAGATGCAACAATTGAAACATCTGCAGTGCATCCAGACGTTCCGGTGCTGTTTACTTTGGTGCTGAATCCTGTAGCGCTCGGAGTGGTTAAATCGCTTGATGCACCGGGCACGAACTTTAGCGGAACAACCCTGTTAGTGAGCCCTGGCAAGCAACTAGAGGCCCTTTTGCAGGTAGATCCTCAGGTGAGTCGCGTTGGGGCGATCTATACTCAGGGCGATCCGGTTTCACAAGCGTTTCTTGAGGCGGCTCAGTCGGATGCACAACAGCTTCATATCACTTTGGTAACGATCGCTGTAAAGAGCGGTGATCCGCCTAGTACCGCCCTGCAGTCGCTTGACGGCAAGGTGGACGCTTTGTGGACAATTGCCGACCCAGCTTCGAGCGGACCTCAAGCGTTGCAAGCCACCTTAGCCTATGCACATGCTCACAATTTACCGGTACTTGGGCTTTCCGGCGCAACAGTGCACGAGGGGGCCCTATTAGCTCTTTTTCCTGACCTGGAAGACGAGGGGGCGCTAACCGCAGAAATGGCCGGCTATCTGTTGAGCGGGTCTCAGAAAATCGAACAACTCCGAGTGCGTGGGCCACGAAAGGTGCTGCTTTGTATCAATTTAGACGTGGCCCGCGCGTTGAAAATAAAAGTGCCTAACGACGTACTTCACCTCGCCGATGAGGTGGTGGATTCGGAAAGATAG
- a CDS encoding sensor histidine kinase produces MHSKMARRLMRQYITLTALPLIITVLTLQHLGHEQILWTGDTMRRINQEMLNQAGEQFEELGSRAVQEASNRAQATSTATIEAISQQLLKLQSDTMQQAAKEYANASSRALLTALDQSVKRQRAVLLNVGDKTKALIHQSAIESQKRAGGNVESAMMALNREIIQARALDIINQIQDVLHAAPQFLRLTSQMIDMSPESDRDREVKLDALTRRIPGFLRVSVINPQGQEITASAADRLITSDDLKNYAKASWFIAALGGHTFIGRAEADAEPGVPDLRIAVPIETYPGHVVGVLAARYSLEDVWNQIRSTRIGDTGFACVFDEQERPLLQPRPIPADALIAEATLPELNWHIVTVVPRSEAIKPIAALKSDLEQAAHSVDKQTQLLLVEVAKRATKDLEAKLTHISFDAGRTMQHNAQIALRTTSQQARMQARLHLATLQRAIRQQTEWAMQQSRQKMSQAVAVTARHMATKARALTVQAQKRADGRLSLLALLFTTLSCLITGFAAVVTANRIVRPVVRLSQAAAAIAEGDLDKRVEEDGPDEIGELAIAFNTMTASLQQSRNELQETQGQLVQSAKLASLGTLSAGVAHELNQPLAIIRGIAQQIIADDSLPEEIRADLEIIEGQTGRMVKIIRHLRTFCRMGTTDFSLVDVNEVIRNCFILVGAQLKAHNVEVDLQLSEGLPSVLGDANELEQVFLNLITNARDALEDRANALITIVSKVQNNKVVVEFRDNGPGIPDDVRPHIFDPFFTTKEAGKGTGLGLSISHSIIKRHQGAIDVRNDGGAVFTVTLPIPEQARMEMQEAA; encoded by the coding sequence ATGCACAGTAAAATGGCGCGAAGGCTGATGCGACAATACATCACGCTTACCGCGCTACCTTTGATCATAACGGTGCTAACGCTTCAACATCTTGGCCATGAGCAGATTCTCTGGACAGGCGATACCATGCGCCGTATCAACCAGGAGATGCTAAACCAAGCCGGAGAGCAGTTTGAGGAGCTCGGCAGCCGGGCGGTACAAGAGGCTAGCAATAGGGCACAGGCAACTTCTACAGCGACCATCGAGGCTATCAGTCAGCAGCTTCTGAAGCTGCAGAGCGACACTATGCAACAGGCCGCGAAGGAGTATGCAAACGCGAGTTCCAGGGCGCTATTGACGGCACTTGACCAGTCGGTGAAGAGGCAAAGAGCCGTGTTATTGAATGTGGGGGACAAAACGAAGGCGTTAATCCATCAGTCCGCCATAGAATCTCAAAAGCGTGCTGGCGGCAACGTGGAGAGCGCTATGATGGCGCTCAATCGCGAGATCATCCAAGCGCGCGCCTTGGACATTATCAATCAGATACAAGACGTGCTGCATGCGGCTCCGCAGTTTCTGCGTCTCACATCGCAAATGATCGATATGTCACCGGAAAGCGACCGAGATAGAGAAGTCAAACTCGATGCGCTTACCCGTCGGATACCAGGATTTCTGCGCGTTAGCGTGATTAATCCCCAGGGTCAAGAGATCACGGCCTCTGCAGCCGATAGACTCATTACCAGCGACGATCTAAAAAACTATGCCAAGGCCTCTTGGTTTATTGCTGCACTAGGAGGTCACACATTCATTGGAAGAGCCGAAGCGGATGCTGAACCAGGCGTCCCAGACCTACGTATCGCTGTCCCCATTGAAACCTATCCGGGGCATGTCGTGGGTGTACTCGCTGCTCGCTACTCTTTAGAGGATGTCTGGAACCAAATTCGCAGCACACGCATAGGCGACACAGGCTTCGCCTGTGTGTTTGATGAACAGGAGCGACCGCTCCTTCAGCCGCGGCCGATACCTGCCGATGCCCTCATTGCAGAGGCCACTTTGCCCGAGCTCAATTGGCATATTGTTACGGTAGTGCCAAGATCTGAGGCGATCAAACCCATTGCAGCGCTCAAATCAGACCTCGAGCAGGCCGCTCATAGTGTTGACAAGCAGACCCAGTTACTGTTGGTTGAGGTAGCTAAAAGAGCCACGAAAGATCTGGAAGCAAAGTTGACCCATATCAGTTTTGATGCGGGTCGCACGATGCAGCATAACGCACAAATAGCACTTCGAACAACTTCTCAGCAAGCTCGGATGCAGGCAAGACTTCACCTCGCAACGCTCCAAAGGGCAATTCGGCAACAAACGGAGTGGGCGATGCAACAGAGCCGTCAAAAGATGAGCCAGGCGGTAGCCGTGACTGCACGGCATATGGCGACTAAGGCACGTGCTTTAACGGTACAAGCTCAGAAACGTGCTGATGGACGCCTCTCTTTGTTGGCACTTCTCTTCACCACGCTCTCTTGCTTGATCACCGGCTTCGCTGCCGTTGTAACAGCCAACCGAATCGTGAGGCCGGTTGTTCGGCTATCCCAAGCGGCCGCGGCTATCGCAGAAGGAGACCTCGATAAGCGGGTAGAAGAGGACGGGCCAGACGAGATTGGAGAGCTGGCTATAGCTTTCAATACGATGACGGCCTCCTTGCAACAAAGCCGTAACGAACTGCAAGAGACCCAAGGGCAGCTTGTTCAGTCAGCCAAGCTGGCCTCTTTAGGAACGCTGTCAGCAGGTGTGGCCCATGAGCTGAACCAGCCACTAGCAATTATTCGCGGTATCGCCCAACAGATCATCGCAGATGATAGCCTCCCTGAAGAGATAAGAGCCGACCTTGAGATCATTGAAGGGCAAACAGGGCGCATGGTAAAGATCATCCGCCATCTACGTACCTTCTGCCGTATGGGTACCACCGATTTTAGCCTTGTGGATGTAAACGAGGTCATACGCAACTGTTTCATTTTGGTGGGGGCACAGCTGAAAGCGCACAATGTGGAGGTGGATCTACAGCTTTCTGAAGGCTTGCCTTCCGTGCTAGGCGACGCCAATGAGCTGGAACAGGTGTTCTTAAACCTCATTACGAATGCGCGCGATGCCCTGGAGGACAGAGCCAACGCGCTGATCACGATCGTTTCAAAAGTGCAGAATAACAAAGTGGTCGTTGAATTTCGGGATAACGGGCCTGGAATACCGGACGACGTGCGCCCCCACATTTTTGATCCCTTCTTTACCACCAAAGAGGCGGGGAAGGGAACCGGCTTGGGGCTTTCAATTAGCCACAGCATCATCAAAAGACATCAGGGCGCCATAGATGTTCGCAACGATGGAGGGGCGGTATTTACGGTCACCCTGCCCATACCCGAACAGGCTCGTATGGAAATGCAAGAGGCGGCTTAG
- a CDS encoding HD domain-containing phosphohydrolase yields the protein MAKILLADDEEGLRMLLSRQLKRAGHEVTLAEDGLVALEHLQKEKFDLVVSDMKMPRLDGMGLLAKAAEVAPDTDFIILTGHGNLENAVEAFKTGNVYDYLLKPLDDINELNAVVDRALERKYLRAENSRLVAELQQRIAELEEAHKELARMAQTDGLTGLLNHRTIHGKLQELLERQKPLSVILVDTDDFKRLNDTYGHLMGDIALRHIADILQNYCPREAFLGRCGGDEFMVILPGLTAAQAMEVAEGIRHQIIENPLHTAEGNRLPMRLCFGIADTATVGFGPAGLITAADAALYESKRDGGDRVSLYVLDDDPSRDDLGRTAYSVLDGLVTAVDRKDRYTRAHSEHMTQYALTLAKAMNMSENVCEIVRVAGLLHDVGKIGVPDSVLRKPGKLTDEEYEIMKTHVSLSAAIIHGLPNLSDILDAVAHHHERWDGKGYPYGKKGEEIPLLGRIMAIADAFSAMTMDRPYRAGLDIETALQEIERGAGTQFDPNLVPIFVRAVREQLKEQEAQQLAA from the coding sequence ATGGCAAAAATACTTCTAGCAGATGATGAAGAGGGTCTGCGCATGTTGCTCAGCAGACAGCTAAAACGAGCAGGCCATGAGGTTACTTTAGCGGAAGATGGCTTGGTGGCTTTAGAGCATTTGCAAAAAGAAAAGTTCGACTTAGTCGTTTCCGATATGAAAATGCCGCGCCTTGACGGTATGGGGCTCTTGGCAAAAGCCGCTGAAGTCGCGCCAGATACAGACTTTATTATCCTAACCGGCCATGGCAACCTAGAGAACGCCGTAGAGGCCTTCAAAACGGGCAATGTGTATGACTATCTTTTGAAACCCTTAGACGACATCAACGAGCTCAATGCGGTTGTAGACCGTGCCTTAGAACGCAAGTACCTGCGCGCCGAAAACTCTCGCTTGGTGGCCGAACTCCAACAGCGTATTGCCGAGCTAGAGGAGGCCCACAAAGAGTTAGCGCGGATGGCACAGACCGACGGACTTACCGGTCTACTAAATCATCGCACCATTCATGGCAAACTGCAGGAGCTGCTGGAGCGACAGAAACCTTTGAGTGTGATCCTTGTGGATACCGACGACTTTAAGCGACTTAACGATACCTATGGACATCTTATGGGGGATATCGCTCTCAGGCATATTGCAGACATTCTTCAAAACTACTGTCCGCGCGAGGCGTTTCTCGGCCGTTGCGGTGGAGACGAGTTTATGGTGATATTGCCCGGCCTCACGGCGGCGCAGGCTATGGAGGTAGCCGAAGGCATTCGGCATCAGATCATCGAAAATCCTCTACATACTGCAGAGGGTAATCGCCTGCCTATGCGTCTCTGTTTTGGCATCGCCGACACGGCCACCGTTGGCTTTGGCCCTGCTGGGCTGATCACAGCGGCGGATGCAGCTCTCTATGAAAGCAAGCGCGATGGAGGTGACCGCGTCAGCCTGTACGTGTTAGACGATGATCCGAGCCGTGATGACCTCGGACGAACCGCTTACTCGGTTTTAGATGGTCTGGTAACAGCGGTGGATCGAAAAGACCGCTACACGCGTGCCCATTCCGAGCATATGACTCAATATGCGCTGACGCTGGCAAAGGCCATGAACATGTCGGAGAACGTTTGTGAGATCGTCCGTGTGGCAGGCCTGCTACACGATGTGGGTAAGATCGGGGTTCCGGACTCGGTTCTGCGCAAACCAGGCAAGCTTACCGATGAAGAGTACGAGATCATGAAGACCCATGTCTCACTTTCTGCTGCCATCATTCACGGTCTACCTAACCTGTCCGACATCCTCGATGCCGTGGCCCATCATCATGAACGATGGGATGGTAAGGGTTACCCCTATGGCAAGAAGGGGGAGGAGATACCGCTGCTTGGGCGCATTATGGCCATTGCCGATGCCTTTTCTGCGATGACGATGGATCGACCTTATCGTGCAGGGTTGGACATAGAAACGGCTCTACAGGAGATAGAGCGCGGTGCTGGCACACAGTTCGATCCCAATCTTGTGCCCATCTTCGTAAGGGCTGTGCGCGAACAACTCAAAGAGCAGGAGGCTCAACAGCTCGCTGCCTAA
- a CDS encoding TonB-dependent receptor plug domain-containing protein — protein sequence MRKSWKSLSSGVLALVLNLTVRSGHCLEAKLGPANSQENELLFAGKLDVVSASRTKQPLDQAPADVTVITADQIERSGAVTLLDVLRYVPGLNVSESNATVASVSLRGLNSLLTNTLLVMIDGRPVNQDVSGGVTWDFLPLALLQIQRIEIVRGPGSTLYGANAFNGVINIITKTPQEQLEGARNRLQFRTVVGGYKSDYDELLASAADRHGSAISLSFAYNHSGGYGSAGKMGVWDSYATPLINLDFNHQNRHAEYRLQAGTVASSENVYQNIFLQGAHFYQSYITFHYGEPRAQDPLTVRGSYNNYSETAQNVDYTRHYVFEGEIQKQNTFNGRNTLVYGMSLRHVYFHSGIATPGRHNQNLFGFYAQDEAKLGKGWIAYAGLRYDDDSLVGSRISPRLTVIKDLGARQTLRLTYGTSYQIPSLITSYASFAVPIAPMVNEGVVGNTHLASIRLQGGEIDWRKGFSNGFVGIDIYYNNIRKLIGPAPLTFFPSPPFPPGTPSSVTFANNGGARTYGFEVESELQLAKHMHALFNYSFANQHFDDSSVAGFFQPNHMLNIGLDMGPIRRWEVFLGTHLVGAVSAIIGDGGFYTAPAYIRTDLRIGYRLREGKEPLTIAFIVHNLFDDHHIEFPFDDDSPLPAQVAPQRTNLYLEISGKF from the coding sequence TTGCGTAAATCATGGAAGAGCCTTTCGAGTGGTGTGCTGGCCCTTGTGCTAAACCTCACTGTGAGGTCGGGGCATTGCCTCGAAGCCAAATTAGGACCGGCAAATTCTCAAGAGAACGAGCTGCTCTTTGCAGGTAAGCTCGATGTTGTCAGCGCTTCTCGAACGAAGCAGCCTCTCGATCAAGCACCTGCGGACGTCACCGTTATCACTGCCGATCAGATAGAACGCTCCGGTGCCGTAACGCTGCTCGATGTGCTGCGCTATGTGCCAGGACTGAACGTTTCCGAGAGCAACGCCACGGTAGCAAGCGTATCGTTAAGAGGTCTAAACTCTCTGCTCACAAACACCCTGCTGGTCATGATTGATGGACGGCCGGTCAACCAGGACGTTAGCGGTGGGGTCACTTGGGACTTTTTGCCGCTGGCACTGTTGCAGATTCAGCGGATCGAGATCGTCCGAGGTCCCGGCTCCACGCTCTATGGTGCGAACGCCTTCAATGGCGTTATCAACATTATTACCAAGACACCTCAAGAGCAGCTAGAGGGTGCAAGAAACCGCCTCCAATTTCGTACGGTTGTAGGAGGTTATAAGAGCGATTATGATGAACTGTTAGCCTCAGCCGCCGATCGACATGGCAGCGCGATCTCCTTAAGTTTTGCCTATAACCATTCTGGCGGATATGGGTCAGCGGGAAAGATGGGCGTATGGGATAGCTACGCAACCCCCCTGATCAACCTGGATTTCAATCATCAAAATCGGCATGCGGAATATCGGCTTCAAGCGGGCACCGTTGCGTCAAGTGAGAATGTCTACCAGAATATTTTTCTCCAAGGGGCGCATTTCTACCAGTCCTATATAACGTTTCATTATGGAGAGCCTAGGGCTCAAGATCCCTTAACCGTTCGAGGGAGCTATAACAACTATAGTGAAACCGCGCAGAATGTAGACTATACCCGGCATTATGTGTTTGAAGGCGAGATACAAAAACAGAATACCTTCAATGGACGAAATACTCTGGTCTACGGTATGAGTCTACGCCATGTCTACTTTCATTCGGGCATCGCCACACCAGGACGCCACAATCAGAATCTGTTTGGGTTTTATGCGCAGGATGAGGCAAAGCTTGGTAAGGGATGGATAGCCTATGCCGGACTACGTTATGACGACGATTCGCTGGTAGGATCTCGCATTTCGCCACGCCTGACGGTGATAAAAGATTTGGGCGCTCGGCAGACGCTGCGTCTTACGTATGGCACTTCCTACCAAATCCCAAGCCTGATAACCTCCTATGCGAGTTTTGCTGTTCCCATTGCACCCATGGTAAACGAAGGCGTTGTTGGAAATACGCATCTTGCTTCTATTCGGTTGCAGGGGGGAGAAATAGATTGGCGCAAAGGGTTTTCCAATGGATTTGTTGGGATAGATATCTACTACAACAACATCCGTAAGCTTATTGGCCCGGCTCCTCTCACTTTCTTCCCCTCACCTCCGTTTCCGCCTGGCACACCATCCTCCGTGACGTTTGCCAATAATGGTGGGGCACGCACCTACGGTTTTGAGGTCGAAAGCGAGCTGCAACTCGCAAAACATATGCATGCCCTATTCAACTACTCGTTTGCCAACCAGCATTTTGACGATAGTTCTGTGGCAGGTTTTTTTCAACCAAACCATATGTTGAATATAGGCCTAGATATGGGGCCTATAAGGCGTTGGGAGGTGTTTTTGGGAACGCATTTGGTGGGGGCTGTAAGCGCCATTATCGGGGATGGAGGTTTTTACACCGCGCCGGCCTATATACGAACCGACTTAAGAATCGGCTATCGGCTACGGGAGGGCAAGGAGCCGCTGACGATTGCATTTATCGTGCATAATCTCTTTGATGACCATCACATCGAGTTCCCTTTTGATGACGATAGCCCATTGCCAGCACAGGTCGCTCCCCAAAGGACGAACCTCTATTTAGAGATTTCCGGCAAGTTCTAA
- a CDS encoding flagellin, with translation MDFSFVTNLNALAASYYLNQTNSAIQQSLLRLSSGLRINSPADDPSGFLIATNLQTQVNGMNQALSNIQNDVNEVKTASGAVQQIVTLVQNIQASALDAQSNPSNAAADQQAIQSAIAAINNIANNTTFNGIGLLNGTAGTSASVTNSNLIASASFGGTFANGVTQSGNVTITVTQAATMATITGTVNYASANATIANSGTVTINGQSITVSSGETVQSLIDSINQISSQTGVSAGFSGGKIVLTQTNYGGNYSISESDSAGAIIAAGNATTAVGQNALATVTAMTQINGSTVAQTVNFTGGVNPTDSGLLLSDSSGNKILLTASGNSTSTSNVAVANISSNPAQFQIGANVGQTVSFAFQNMQASQLGTTAIPGQSLQSINVTTPTGAANAVQIANAALSQVTTYAAELGNFQKNTLQATQNYLSNAVTNLSASVSNIMDVNVAQESVNLANLQLLQQSGINALYTANNLGALYLKLLP, from the coding sequence ATGGATTTCTCTTTCGTCACCAACCTGAACGCGCTTGCGGCCAGTTACTACCTTAATCAGACGAACTCGGCGATTCAGCAGTCGCTGCTTCGCCTTAGCTCAGGTCTTCGCATCAACAGTCCGGCAGATGACCCCTCTGGCTTTCTCATCGCCACCAACTTACAAACCCAAGTGAATGGCATGAACCAAGCCCTTTCCAATATACAGAACGACGTCAACGAGGTAAAAACCGCCTCTGGGGCGGTACAACAGATCGTCACCCTTGTGCAAAATATTCAGGCCAGCGCGCTGGATGCGCAAAGCAACCCCAGCAATGCCGCTGCCGACCAGCAGGCCATTCAGTCGGCCATAGCCGCCATCAACAACATCGCGAATAATACCACGTTCAACGGCATTGGCTTGCTCAACGGCACAGCCGGCACAAGCGCCTCCGTTACCAATAGCAACCTCATTGCGTCGGCCAGCTTTGGTGGCACCTTTGCCAACGGGGTAACCCAGTCGGGCAACGTCACGATCACGGTGACGCAAGCCGCCACAATGGCCACTATTACCGGCACAGTAAACTACGCTAGTGCGAATGCAACTATTGCCAACTCTGGCACGGTTACTATCAATGGGCAGAGCATAACCGTTAGCTCCGGTGAAACGGTGCAATCGCTCATAGATAGCATCAACCAGATATCGAGTCAAACAGGCGTGTCCGCTGGCTTCAGCGGAGGTAAAATCGTTCTGACCCAAACCAACTACGGCGGCAACTACTCCATCTCGGAGAGCGACAGCGCCGGCGCCATCATCGCCGCCGGCAACGCAACCACCGCAGTAGGCCAGAACGCTCTGGCAACTGTTACTGCCATGACTCAGATCAACGGCAGCACGGTCGCCCAAACCGTCAATTTTACCGGCGGTGTCAACCCAACCGATTCTGGGCTGCTCCTCAGCGATTCCAGCGGCAATAAAATTCTTCTCACGGCATCTGGCAACTCCACAAGCACAAGCAATGTCGCAGTGGCTAATATCTCTTCCAATCCGGCCCAATTCCAGATCGGTGCCAATGTAGGACAGACGGTGAGCTTCGCCTTTCAAAACATGCAGGCCTCCCAACTCGGCACCACGGCTATTCCAGGCCAGTCGCTTCAAAGCATTAACGTCACCACGCCCACCGGAGCTGCCAATGCTGTGCAGATAGCAAACGCGGCCCTCAGTCAGGTCACCACCTATGCGGCAGAGCTAGGTAACTTTCAGAAGAATACCCTACAGGCCACCCAAAACTATCTGTCGAACGCGGTAACCAATCTTAGCGCCTCCGTTTCCAACATTATGGACGTGAACGTCGCCCAAGAGAGCGTAAACCTTGCGAACCTGCAGTTGCTGCAACAAAGTGGAATCAACGCCCTCTATACGGCCAACAACTTAGGTGCGCTCTACCTCAAGCTGCTCCCTTAA
- a CDS encoding glycoside hydrolase, with the protein MPTSAPMLLHLSIDPTIRYQTIDHFGASDCWWAAHIGSEWSHAQKTRLADLLFSVEKGIGLSCWRFNLTGGYNHSTIHDPWRTGDTFEVRPGVYDWQRLPGQRWFLKAAKARGVPKFLAFVNSPPARMTRNGLTNCTDGLGTTNLRPAMIGAFARYLADILHHFLNNPFEDERIVFNYISPVNEPQWEWNQGCNQEGNRASNEDIKAITMALYQELQRQKLPTQIALVESGNFQSLTHYVDWMEAKYKARYGNYLEELLGDPTIQPLLGRHLGAHGYGSDHPSGYLLSVCEQVAKAFANYPGWAFWQTEYCVMEWKRDLSMETALRVAQVIHADLAYANAAAWNWWTAVSHYDYKDGLIYTDYQKPGDPETIYPSKTLWVLGNYSRFLRPGWSRVDIERDADLEGVLASAYVSPKGEQVAVVLTNTTDQAVSLSVQAKNAHLEELTPYVTSATDELKSYSPVASTKPYVLAPRSVTTLIGILKQ; encoded by the coding sequence ATGCCGACATCCGCTCCTATGCTCCTCCATCTCTCTATCGATCCAACCATTCGCTACCAGACGATCGATCACTTTGGTGCTTCAGACTGTTGGTGGGCTGCCCACATCGGCTCTGAATGGAGCCATGCCCAGAAGACACGCTTAGCAGACCTCCTTTTCTCAGTAGAAAAGGGAATAGGGCTGAGCTGTTGGCGCTTTAACCTAACCGGTGGCTACAACCACAGCACCATTCACGACCCTTGGCGCACAGGTGATACTTTTGAAGTGCGTCCTGGAGTCTACGACTGGCAGCGGCTGCCGGGGCAACGCTGGTTTCTAAAAGCGGCCAAAGCCCGCGGGGTTCCCAAGTTTTTGGCCTTTGTTAACAGCCCACCGGCGCGGATGACGCGCAATGGCTTGACAAACTGTACGGATGGGCTCGGCACAACCAATTTGCGCCCTGCGATGATCGGGGCATTCGCTCGCTACTTGGCCGACATTCTGCATCACTTCTTAAATAATCCCTTCGAGGACGAACGAATCGTTTTTAACTACATTAGCCCGGTTAACGAGCCGCAATGGGAGTGGAATCAGGGCTGCAATCAGGAGGGCAACAGGGCGAGCAATGAGGATATTAAAGCTATAACCATGGCGCTCTACCAAGAACTACAGCGACAGAAACTGCCCACGCAGATCGCCTTGGTAGAGTCGGGCAACTTCCAAAGCCTCACCCACTATGTAGACTGGATGGAGGCGAAGTATAAGGCCCGTTACGGAAACTATTTGGAAGAACTTTTAGGAGATCCTACCATTCAACCCTTGCTCGGCAGACATCTTGGTGCTCATGGGTACGGCTCTGACCATCCAAGCGGGTATCTGTTGTCGGTTTGTGAACAGGTGGCAAAGGCATTTGCGAACTATCCGGGCTGGGCTTTTTGGCAAACGGAGTACTGCGTTATGGAGTGGAAAAGAGATCTCTCGATGGAGACGGCGCTGCGTGTGGCCCAGGTGATCCACGCCGATTTAGCTTATGCCAATGCGGCGGCATGGAACTGGTGGACGGCGGTTTCTCACTACGACTATAAGGATGGGTTGATCTACACGGACTATCAGAAACCGGGAGACCCGGAGACTATCTATCCATCGAAGACCTTGTGGGTGTTAGGCAACTATAGTCGTTTTCTACGTCCGGGATGGAGTCGAGTGGATATCGAGAGGGATGCTGACTTAGAGGGGGTTCTTGCTTCGGCCTATGTTTCACCAAAAGGTGAGCAAGTCGCTGTTGTGCTTACTAACACAACAGATCAAGCGGTATCTCTATCGGTTCAGGCAAAAAATGCGCACCTAGAGGAACTAACGCCCTATGTCACAAGTGCGACGGACGAGCTTAAATCTTATTCACCTGTCGCTTCGACCAAACCGTACGTTCTTGCGCCTCGCTCGGTTACGACGCTGATAGGGATATTAAAACAATAG
- a CDS encoding LacI family DNA-binding transcriptional regulator, with amino-acid sequence MSQPQEPNRPRARRATLAQVAKRAGVSKTTASFVLTGKADQHRISEEVLMRVRQAAIELDYVPNRLVHSLRRGTTRILSFYNGFRNRSADDLYLDIFTSAIERAAGKRGYDILIHCDFSRTPIEEYRHLNGGVVDGVLLWAPRRHDPLLPYLRRSRLPTVLVSRFDPEGVLPGVCDDMDSGIQQLAERLYRLGHRDVAILAELSGRLYETEERIEKMQTALRTHGVEVLPERIIDYHGDMTGPLRQLLCSSCPPTALFCWRDRLAYWVVEICESLGVKIPEQLSVVGYDGLYWPAATRHRVTSVKVDLNALADASVALLVDYVEGREVDTHQKVIPVTILEGTTLGPAPLTAKTVFRR; translated from the coding sequence ATGTCGCAGCCTCAAGAACCGAATCGGCCGAGAGCGAGGAGAGCCACACTGGCACAAGTGGCAAAGCGTGCAGGGGTCTCCAAAACAACCGCCTCTTTTGTGCTTACCGGCAAGGCCGATCAACACCGTATATCCGAAGAGGTGCTCATGCGTGTGCGGCAGGCGGCTATCGAACTAGACTACGTGCCCAACCGGCTTGTGCACTCCCTACGTCGAGGCACCACGCGCATCCTCTCCTTTTATAACGGCTTTCGCAATCGCTCTGCCGACGACCTCTACCTTGATATCTTCACCTCCGCTATTGAACGAGCGGCAGGCAAGCGAGGCTATGATATCCTCATCCACTGCGATTTTAGCCGCACGCCTATCGAGGAGTATCGTCATCTTAACGGCGGAGTTGTGGATGGAGTGCTGTTGTGGGCGCCTCGCCGGCATGATCCGCTGTTACCCTATCTACGCCGTTCACGCCTGCCCACCGTTCTTGTCTCGCGTTTTGATCCAGAAGGCGTTCTTCCCGGAGTATGCGACGACATGGATTCGGGCATTCAGCAGCTGGCTGAACGGCTCTATCGGCTGGGACATCGCGATGTGGCTATTTTAGCCGAGCTCAGTGGCAGACTCTATGAAACGGAGGAGCGCATCGAGAAGATGCAAACGGCGCTGCGCACCCATGGCGTTGAGGTTCTTCCTGAGCGCATTATAGACTATCACGGTGATATGACAGGCCCTCTACGGCAACTTCTCTGCAGCTCCTGTCCGCCAACCGCCCTCTTCTGTTGGCGTGATCGTCTTGCCTACTGGGTCGTTGAAATCTGTGAAAGCTTGGGCGTAAAAATTCCTGAGCAGCTATCGGTTGTGGGCTACGACGGCCTCTACTGGCCGGCCGCAACACGCCATCGTGTGACCTCGGTGAAAGTAGACCTGAACGCGCTGGCCGACGCATCTGTTGCCCTCCTTGTGGATTACGTGGAGGGACGTGAAGTCGATACCCATCAGAAAGTAATACCCGTTACGATTCTCGAAGGAACAACGTTAGGACCGGCGCCCCTAACAGCAAAAACCGTATTTCGGCGTTGA